The following proteins come from a genomic window of Microbacterium sp. JZ31:
- a CDS encoding alpha/beta fold hydrolase: protein MATSLLTQEFAWRGRSVRWDRFGSGPALVFLHGTPWSSQLWRPIAEALSESFTVYLWDMPGYGSSSKDPSHRVDLGVQGELFAALLEYWELARPHVIAHDFGGAVALRARLLHGAAYASLCLTDVVALTPWGSPFFNLVKAHATVFEQLPPAVHRGAVEAYISGASHKGLHADDLRMLVEPWTGEIGQPAFYRQIAQADESFTTEIEPHLGSITEPVHIIWGTEDAWIPADRAQRLREAIPHATVALIPDAGHLIQLDVAAALSAELTRWTITVGTAPQRDR from the coding sequence ATGGCGACATCGCTCTTGACGCAGGAGTTCGCGTGGCGCGGGCGGAGCGTCCGCTGGGATCGTTTCGGGTCTGGGCCCGCCCTTGTGTTCCTTCACGGCACGCCCTGGTCATCGCAACTGTGGCGTCCGATCGCGGAAGCGCTGTCCGAGTCGTTCACCGTGTACCTGTGGGATATGCCGGGGTACGGGTCCTCATCCAAAGACCCCTCTCACCGAGTCGATCTGGGCGTACAGGGAGAGTTGTTCGCAGCGCTCCTCGAGTACTGGGAGCTCGCGCGTCCACACGTCATCGCACACGACTTCGGTGGAGCAGTAGCACTCCGAGCCCGCCTACTCCACGGCGCGGCGTACGCCTCGCTGTGCCTGACCGACGTGGTGGCGCTCACACCCTGGGGCTCACCCTTCTTCAATCTCGTCAAAGCACACGCCACGGTGTTCGAACAGCTCCCGCCTGCGGTTCACCGCGGCGCGGTGGAGGCCTACATCAGCGGTGCGAGCCACAAAGGCCTGCACGCCGACGACCTCCGAATGCTCGTCGAGCCATGGACGGGTGAGATCGGTCAGCCGGCGTTCTACCGGCAGATCGCGCAAGCAGACGAGTCCTTCACGACGGAGATCGAGCCGCACCTCGGCAGCATCACCGAGCCGGTCCACATCATCTGGGGCACGGAGGACGCGTGGATTCCCGCCGACCGCGCCCAGCGTCTTCGTGAGGCGATCCCCCACGCGACCGTCGCCTTGATCCCGGACGCAGGACACCTCATACAGCTCGATGTCGCTGCGGCTCTGTCCGCGGAACTCACCCGGTGGACGATCACCGTCGGCACGGCACCCCAGCGGGATCGGTGA
- a CDS encoding DUF7882 family protein, with protein MGQLYYDHMGPAVDVDDRTLAHLKAVITTKLRRSESFTLSWQAPDRHGRTTVWIHPSIPVKFLFDGQEPTQLNRDWIQRLADSALEGRGIILTGEHEDSGAPTAS; from the coding sequence ATGGGGCAGCTCTACTACGACCACATGGGACCCGCCGTCGACGTCGACGACCGCACGCTGGCACATCTGAAGGCTGTCATCACCACCAAGTTGCGACGCTCTGAGAGCTTCACCCTGTCGTGGCAGGCTCCCGACCGGCACGGTCGCACAACGGTCTGGATCCACCCATCGATCCCCGTGAAGTTCCTTTTCGACGGTCAGGAACCGACGCAGCTCAACCGAGACTGGATTCAGCGCCTCGCCGATTCCGCCCTTGAAGGACGCGGCATCATCCTCACGGGCGAGCACGAGGACAGCGGCGCACCCACCGCCTCGTAG
- a CDS encoding 2'-5' RNA ligase family protein: MTRSPVISVELLLDAETEAAVRAEWAALASAGLSSLAAHTSASNRPHITLLVRTELAALDAIAARPTFDVRLGAPLLFGAGDRRVLARSVVPSEELLALHHAVHDAAGPGADAPHTAPRSWTPHVTLARRVRIRDLEHALEVVGGDLHGTARALRRWDAATRTVTSLGQFL; encoded by the coding sequence ATGACGCGCTCGCCGGTGATCAGCGTCGAGCTGCTCCTCGATGCCGAGACCGAGGCCGCCGTACGCGCCGAGTGGGCGGCGCTGGCGTCGGCGGGGCTGTCGAGTCTCGCGGCGCATACGTCGGCGAGCAACCGCCCCCACATCACCCTTCTCGTGCGCACCGAGCTCGCGGCACTCGACGCGATCGCGGCCCGACCGACGTTCGACGTGCGCCTGGGCGCTCCACTGCTGTTCGGTGCGGGCGATCGACGCGTGCTCGCGCGCAGCGTCGTCCCGTCAGAAGAGCTGCTCGCCCTTCACCACGCCGTGCATGACGCTGCAGGCCCCGGCGCCGACGCCCCGCACACCGCTCCCAGGTCCTGGACCCCGCACGTGACACTCGCCCGACGCGTCCGCATCCGCGACCTCGAGCACGCGCTCGAGGTGGTGGGCGGTGACCTCCACGGCACCGCGCGAGCGCTGCGTCGCTGGGATGCGGCGACGAGGACGGTCACGTCGCTCGGCCAGTTCCTCTGA
- a CDS encoding NAD(P)H-binding protein gives MKVFQIGAAGGVGSRLATILSERGDQVTGMHRRPEQAETISATGAVPVAGDLIADDVEALAERMRGHDAVVFSAGAHGTGRDKTTAIDGEGLVKAADAAARAGVRRFVLVSVFPDAGRDAEPNEGFEHYMRVKKAADVHLAQTDLEWLIVRPGTLRDEPGDGSVTAGLAIEYGDIRRDNLAAFIAEALAVPALSRMIVELTDGRTPISEAVARLAER, from the coding sequence ATGAAGGTGTTCCAGATCGGCGCGGCGGGCGGAGTCGGCAGCAGGCTCGCCACGATCCTGAGCGAGCGAGGCGACCAGGTGACGGGCATGCACCGGCGCCCCGAACAGGCGGAGACCATCAGCGCGACGGGCGCCGTCCCCGTCGCGGGCGACCTGATCGCCGACGACGTCGAGGCTCTCGCCGAGCGGATGCGCGGGCACGATGCTGTCGTGTTCTCGGCCGGCGCGCACGGCACGGGACGCGACAAGACCACCGCGATCGATGGCGAGGGCCTGGTCAAGGCCGCCGACGCGGCCGCTCGTGCGGGCGTGCGTCGTTTCGTCCTCGTGTCGGTGTTCCCGGACGCCGGACGCGACGCCGAGCCCAACGAGGGCTTCGAGCACTACATGCGCGTGAAGAAGGCCGCGGACGTGCACCTTGCCCAGACCGATCTCGAGTGGTTGATCGTGCGCCCCGGCACGCTGCGCGACGAGCCCGGAGACGGCTCCGTGACCGCCGGGCTCGCGATCGAGTACGGCGACATCCGGCGAGACAACCTCGCGGCGTTCATCGCGGAGGCGCTCGCCGTTCCCGCGCTGTCGCGCATGATCGTGGAGCTGACCGACGGTCGGACCCCCATCTCGGAGGCGGTCGCGCGGCTCGCCGAGCGCTGA
- a CDS encoding DUF6510 family protein: MTHLDGNALAGRFDDLLGIDLTAAVGRCGGCGQARELARARAFVTAMGTVLRCAECESVLAVLVDARDEVVVNLSGLAFFTVPAH, encoded by the coding sequence ATGACCCACCTGGACGGCAATGCGCTCGCGGGTCGCTTCGACGATCTGCTGGGCATCGACCTCACCGCCGCGGTCGGCCGCTGCGGCGGCTGCGGGCAGGCGCGGGAGCTCGCCCGCGCCCGCGCCTTCGTCACCGCGATGGGCACCGTCCTCCGATGCGCGGAATGCGAATCCGTACTGGCCGTGCTCGTCGACGCCCGGGACGAGGTCGTGGTGAACCTGTCCGGTCTCGCCTTCTTCACCGTTCCCGCGCACTGA
- a CDS encoding DEAD/DEAH box helicase, whose protein sequence is MPSPLLDAVRATAGDADGVYDAFVAWAGERGLALYPAQDEAVIELVSGANVILATPTGTGKSLVAIAAHAVALANGGRTYYTAPIKALVSEKFFALVDVFGAENVGMVTGDSSVNPDAPIVCCTAEILANLALRQGADADVAQVVMDEFHYYGDADRGWAWQVPLLLLPGAQFLLMSATLGDTAEIQADLSRRTGRETTLVAGAERPVPLHHTYAKRAAHELVENLLEERETPIYIVHFSQAAAMERAQALANVKVATREQRDEIAEAIGGFRFTTSFGRTLSRLVRAGIGVHHAGMLPRYRRLVETLAQRGLLRVICGTDTLGVGINVPIRTVLISALSKYDGTRMRRLSAREFHQIAGRAGRAGFDPYGNVVVMAPDHEIENEQALRKAGDDPKKLKKVQRKSAPAGFVSWSEATFDKLVGAEPEPLTPQLQITSAMIINVIGRGGDVFGNIRALVFDNHEPRARKYALARRAIAIFRTLRDAGIVEVTPGGDIRLVVELQPNFALNQPLSPFALAAIELLDPDDGPGAAGTGHYALDVVSVIEATLDDPRAILGQQEFKARGEAVGAMKREGIEYDERMALLEDITYPKPLADLLAQAFEVFATSQPWVRDFELKPKSVVRDMFERAMSFAEFTNWYQLGRSEGLVLRYLSDAYRAIRQTVPAEARTEELLDIIAWLGELVRQVDSSLVDEWEALVSGTDAHGSDEDVVPPAPPSLVHNRRAFTVLVRNELFRRVQLAAREADDELVELDPDAGWPEVLDAYYADHESIGISGAARSPQLCRITEGPEVWRVEQVIDDPEGDHDWRIRAEVDLAASDEAGAAVVRVTEVVRL, encoded by the coding sequence ATGCCTTCCCCGCTTCTCGACGCCGTCCGTGCGACCGCCGGCGACGCCGACGGCGTCTACGACGCGTTCGTCGCGTGGGCGGGGGAGCGTGGGCTCGCCCTGTATCCCGCGCAGGACGAGGCGGTGATCGAGCTCGTGTCCGGCGCGAACGTGATCCTCGCGACGCCGACCGGCACCGGCAAGTCGCTCGTCGCGATCGCCGCTCACGCGGTCGCCCTCGCGAACGGCGGGCGGACGTACTACACCGCCCCGATCAAGGCGCTCGTGAGCGAGAAGTTCTTCGCGCTCGTGGACGTGTTCGGCGCCGAGAACGTCGGCATGGTGACGGGCGACTCGTCCGTGAACCCGGACGCTCCGATCGTGTGCTGCACGGCGGAGATCCTCGCGAACCTGGCGCTGCGGCAGGGCGCCGACGCGGATGTCGCGCAGGTCGTGATGGACGAGTTCCACTACTACGGCGATGCCGATCGCGGCTGGGCGTGGCAGGTGCCGCTGCTGCTCCTGCCCGGCGCGCAGTTCCTGCTGATGTCGGCCACGCTCGGCGACACCGCCGAGATCCAGGCCGATCTGTCGCGCCGCACCGGGCGCGAGACGACGCTCGTCGCGGGAGCCGAGCGTCCCGTGCCGCTGCATCACACGTACGCGAAGCGCGCGGCGCACGAGCTCGTCGAGAACCTGCTGGAGGAGCGCGAGACGCCGATCTACATCGTGCACTTCTCGCAGGCGGCGGCGATGGAGCGGGCGCAGGCCCTGGCGAACGTCAAGGTCGCCACGCGGGAGCAGCGCGACGAGATCGCCGAGGCGATCGGCGGCTTCCGGTTCACGACGTCGTTCGGGCGGACGCTGTCACGGCTCGTGCGCGCGGGCATCGGCGTGCACCACGCCGGCATGCTGCCGCGCTACCGTCGCCTGGTCGAGACGCTCGCGCAGCGCGGCCTGCTGCGCGTGATCTGCGGCACCGACACCCTGGGCGTCGGCATCAACGTGCCCATCCGCACCGTGCTGATCTCGGCGCTGTCGAAGTACGACGGCACCCGGATGCGGCGGCTGTCGGCTCGCGAGTTCCACCAGATCGCGGGGCGCGCGGGGCGGGCGGGCTTCGACCCGTACGGGAACGTCGTCGTCATGGCGCCCGACCACGAGATCGAGAACGAGCAGGCGCTGCGCAAGGCCGGCGACGACCCGAAGAAGCTCAAGAAGGTGCAGCGCAAGTCGGCACCCGCCGGCTTCGTGTCCTGGAGCGAGGCGACGTTCGACAAGCTGGTCGGGGCGGAGCCCGAGCCGCTCACTCCGCAGCTGCAGATCACGTCGGCCATGATCATCAACGTCATCGGCCGCGGCGGCGACGTGTTCGGCAACATCCGCGCGCTCGTGTTCGACAACCATGAGCCGCGCGCGCGGAAGTACGCCCTCGCCCGTCGCGCGATCGCGATCTTCCGCACCCTGCGCGATGCCGGGATCGTCGAGGTCACGCCCGGGGGTGACATCCGGCTCGTCGTCGAGCTGCAGCCGAACTTCGCCCTCAACCAGCCGCTGTCGCCGTTCGCGCTCGCGGCGATCGAGCTGCTGGACCCGGACGACGGCCCCGGCGCCGCGGGCACCGGCCACTACGCCCTGGACGTCGTGAGCGTGATCGAGGCGACGCTCGACGATCCGCGGGCGATCCTCGGGCAGCAGGAGTTCAAGGCGCGCGGCGAGGCGGTCGGCGCCATGAAGCGCGAGGGCATCGAGTACGACGAGCGCATGGCGCTGCTCGAGGACATCACCTACCCGAAGCCGCTCGCCGATTTGCTCGCCCAGGCGTTCGAGGTGTTCGCCACCAGCCAGCCGTGGGTGCGCGACTTCGAGCTCAAGCCGAAGTCGGTCGTGCGCGACATGTTCGAGCGCGCCATGAGCTTCGCGGAGTTCACGAACTGGTACCAGCTCGGCCGCAGCGAGGGCCTCGTGCTGCGCTACCTCAGCGACGCGTACCGGGCGATCCGGCAGACCGTGCCCGCCGAGGCGCGGACCGAGGAGCTGCTCGACATCATCGCCTGGCTGGGCGAGCTCGTACGCCAGGTCGACTCGAGCCTCGTGGACGAGTGGGAGGCGCTCGTGTCGGGCACCGACGCCCACGGATCCGACGAGGACGTGGTGCCGCCCGCGCCGCCGTCGCTCGTGCATAACCGCCGCGCGTTCACCGTGCTCGTGCGCAACGAGCTGTTCCGCCGCGTGCAGCTGGCCGCGCGCGAGGCCGACGACGAGCTCGTCGAGCTGGACCCGGACGCCGGCTGGCCCGAGGTGCTCGACGCGTACTACGCCGACCACGAGTCGATCGGCATCTCGGGCGCCGCGCGCTCGCCGCAGCTGTGCCGGATCACCGAGGGCCCGGAGGTGTGGCGGGTGGAGCAGGTGATCGACGACCCCGAGGGCGACCACGACTGGCGCATCCGGGCCGAGGTCGACCTCGCGGCATCCGACGAGGCCGGCGCCGCGGTCGTGCGCGTGACCGAGGTCGTGCGGCTCTAG
- a CDS encoding VOC family protein — translation MARGEVFPIVNCVDLARALDWYQRVLGGTLAYRFPEEGDPQYVTLRVGAGQVALGNGTGPALYGETPRPATGHAVDLCVYVLDLETVVRAAADAVAVPPADMPWGERVAYLRDPEGTMILVIQDQA, via the coding sequence ATGGCCAGGGGTGAGGTGTTCCCCATCGTCAACTGCGTCGACCTCGCTCGCGCACTCGACTGGTACCAGCGCGTGCTCGGCGGCACGCTCGCGTACCGGTTCCCCGAGGAGGGGGATCCGCAGTACGTGACGCTCCGCGTCGGCGCCGGGCAGGTCGCGCTGGGCAACGGCACCGGCCCTGCCCTCTACGGCGAGACACCCCGGCCCGCGACGGGGCATGCGGTCGACCTGTGCGTCTACGTGCTCGATCTGGAAACCGTCGTCCGGGCGGCCGCCGACGCCGTGGCGGTGCCTCCCGCGGACATGCCGTGGGGCGAGCGCGTCGCCTACCTCCGCGACCCCGAGGGGACGATGATCCTGGTCATCCAGGACCAGGCCTGA
- a CDS encoding putative immunity protein, whose protein sequence is MTLSPQSLSEADRRLVAVWAADCAERVLPFFEEEAPTDERPRDAIERARAYGRGELDTAGEIRRRFVAGRAAGSVATPAAIAAARAAAQASGVAHMGAHALGAAAYAVKAVSARRPDEAEAELDWQAQQMTVEVRRALRQLPPIGEDSAGPFVAGGLLARGVLGSTIRALQSRIADAS, encoded by the coding sequence ATGACGCTCTCGCCTCAGTCGCTCAGCGAAGCCGACCGACGCCTCGTGGCGGTGTGGGCAGCCGATTGCGCGGAACGAGTATTGCCCTTCTTCGAGGAGGAGGCACCGACCGATGAGCGTCCGCGTGACGCGATAGAGCGAGCCCGCGCATATGGCCGCGGTGAGCTCGACACCGCCGGCGAGATCCGCCGCCGCTTCGTCGCCGGCCGGGCCGCCGGATCGGTCGCGACTCCCGCAGCCATCGCCGCCGCACGGGCAGCCGCGCAGGCCTCCGGCGTGGCTCACATGGGTGCGCACGCACTCGGGGCGGCCGCTTACGCGGTGAAGGCTGTGAGCGCGCGCCGACCGGACGAGGCGGAAGCCGAACTCGACTGGCAGGCGCAGCAGATGACCGTCGAGGTGCGCAGGGCCCTCCGTCAGCTTCCGCCGATCGGCGAGGACTCGGCGGGTCCCTTCGTCGCCGGCGGATTGCTGGCCCGCGGCGTGCTCGGATCGACGATCCGTGCGCTCCAGTCCCGGATCGCGGACGCCAGCTGA
- a CDS encoding TspO/MBR family protein, with protein MAAVAAAGSLANAGNVEGWYADAEKAPWNPPGGVFGPVWSVLYAGIAAACFLVWRRGFRGSGQPNAARTWLGVWIVQIALNAMWTPAFFAGFPVLGEAAWWLALAIILLLLVAVIWLAVAAWRWSRIATVVMIAYALWLAFATTLNIAIIALN; from the coding sequence GTGGCCGCGGTCGCGGCCGCCGGTTCGCTCGCCAATGCGGGCAACGTCGAGGGCTGGTACGCGGATGCGGAAAAGGCGCCGTGGAACCCGCCCGGCGGGGTGTTCGGCCCGGTGTGGAGCGTGCTCTACGCCGGCATCGCCGCCGCGTGCTTCCTGGTGTGGCGCCGCGGGTTCCGCGGCTCGGGGCAGCCGAACGCCGCGCGCACCTGGCTCGGCGTCTGGATCGTCCAGATCGCACTCAACGCGATGTGGACGCCCGCGTTCTTCGCCGGCTTCCCGGTCCTGGGAGAGGCGGCCTGGTGGCTCGCGCTCGCGATCATCCTGCTGCTCCTGGTCGCGGTGATCTGGCTCGCCGTCGCCGCGTGGCGCTGGTCGCGCATCGCGACGGTGGTGATGATCGCCTACGCGCTCTGGCTCGCGTTCGCCACGACGCTGAACATCGCGATCATCGCGCTGAACTGA
- a CDS encoding cold-shock protein, with amino-acid sequence MATGTVKWFNADKGFGFIAPDDGSADVFAHYSAINSGGYRSLEENQKVSFDAERGPKGMQAANIQLV; translated from the coding sequence ATGGCCACAGGCACCGTCAAATGGTTCAACGCCGACAAGGGATTCGGGTTCATCGCTCCCGACGACGGCTCCGCTGACGTGTTCGCGCACTACAGCGCGATCAACAGCGGCGGCTACCGCAGCCTCGAGGAGAACCAGAAGGTCTCCTTCGACGCCGAGCGGGGCCCGAAGGGCATGCAGGCAGCGAACATCCAGCTCGTCTGA
- a CDS encoding molybdopterin-dependent oxidoreductase, whose product MGVINSGFGGRSRARDERLPPGQTKVDDWPVLSAGLTPEIPAHEWSFTIATEAGAEHTWDWDALHDVGVEDVVTDIHCVTHWSKLSMAWRGVPLDRLFEQVDSAFDYVMVHSYGGYTTNVPLEDLLDGKAWIATEAEGEPLTPEHGGPARLLVPHLYFWKSAKWVRGMRMMPTDEPGFWEQNGYHLRGDPWREERYW is encoded by the coding sequence ATGGGCGTGATCAACAGCGGGTTCGGCGGCCGAAGCCGCGCGCGCGACGAGCGGCTTCCGCCCGGGCAGACGAAAGTGGACGACTGGCCGGTGCTGAGCGCCGGACTCACGCCGGAGATCCCCGCGCACGAGTGGTCGTTCACGATCGCGACCGAGGCCGGCGCGGAGCATACGTGGGACTGGGACGCCCTGCATGACGTGGGCGTCGAGGACGTCGTGACCGACATCCACTGCGTCACGCACTGGTCGAAGCTCTCTATGGCGTGGCGCGGCGTCCCGCTCGACCGACTGTTCGAGCAGGTCGACAGCGCTTTCGACTACGTCATGGTGCACAGCTACGGCGGCTACACGACGAACGTGCCGCTGGAGGATCTCCTCGACGGCAAGGCGTGGATCGCGACCGAGGCGGAGGGCGAGCCGCTCACGCCCGAGCACGGGGGCCCTGCCCGGCTGCTCGTCCCGCACCTCTATTTCTGGAAGAGCGCCAAGTGGGTGCGCGGCATGAGGATGATGCCGACCGACGAGCCCGGCTTCTGGGAGCAGAACGGCTATCACCTGCGCGGCGATCCGTGGCGCGAGGAGCGCTACTGGTGA
- a CDS encoding DNA-formamidopyrimidine glycosylase family protein encodes MPESPEVDALAGILQIRLVGREVREVDLEEFRALKTRNRPLTELVGRTVTGVRRFGKHVSLDTSEPGRSGPSLLIGFGRAGWAFWVEEDAEEQAPVIARIRFGGAEGDDGEELALTDAGDWLSLSLTVTDDPTNEPSVTKLGPDPLSDDFTREAFEGITGKRRKQLKALLQEQESLAGIGNAYSDEILHAARLSPTMHAADLDEDERGRLYAAIREILRGAFAGRRDVPLERQKAEKVAAMRVHGRTGEPCPVCGDEVRDVPGSKGGAQYCATCQTGGVPL; translated from the coding sequence ATGCCCGAGTCGCCAGAGGTCGATGCGCTCGCCGGGATCCTCCAGATCCGGCTCGTCGGACGCGAGGTCCGGGAGGTGGATCTCGAGGAGTTCCGCGCCCTGAAGACTCGCAACCGTCCCCTGACCGAGCTCGTGGGTCGCACCGTGACCGGCGTGCGACGGTTCGGCAAGCACGTGTCGCTCGACACCTCGGAGCCGGGCCGCAGCGGTCCGAGCCTGCTCATCGGATTCGGACGCGCGGGCTGGGCGTTCTGGGTGGAGGAGGATGCGGAGGAGCAGGCGCCCGTGATCGCGCGCATCCGCTTCGGCGGGGCCGAAGGGGACGACGGCGAGGAGCTCGCGCTCACCGACGCCGGCGACTGGCTGTCGCTGAGCCTGACCGTCACGGACGATCCGACGAACGAGCCATCCGTCACCAAGCTCGGACCGGATCCGCTGTCCGACGATTTCACGCGCGAGGCGTTCGAAGGCATCACCGGGAAGCGCCGCAAGCAGCTCAAGGCGCTGCTGCAGGAGCAGGAGTCGCTCGCGGGCATCGGCAACGCCTACTCGGACGAGATCCTGCACGCGGCCAGGCTGTCGCCGACCATGCACGCCGCCGACCTCGACGAGGACGAGCGCGGCCGTCTGTACGCGGCGATCCGCGAGATCCTGCGCGGCGCGTTCGCGGGCCGCCGCGACGTGCCGCTCGAGCGCCAGAAGGCCGAGAAGGTCGCCGCCATGCGGGTGCACGGTCGCACGGGCGAGCCGTGCCCGGTGTGCGGTGACGAGGTGCGCGACGTGCCGGGATCGAAGGGCGGCGCGCAGTACTGCGCGACGTGCCAGACGGGCGGCGTTCCGCTCTAG
- a CDS encoding FAD-binding oxidoreductase, with translation MTERLPVRWHVARVAGRHPETPSAVRLELDVPTWPGNHAGSHLDIRLTAPDGYQATRSYSIASSGHVTRVVLAVDEVPDGEVSPFLVHDVAEGEQIEVHGPLGRFFVWEPSDDPSPVQLIAGGSGVVPLFAIAAAREREAQGEQFRLLYSVRTPRDVFFAEELAGLARTEVDIVHTRTRAEGSMRPAGRLTLDEVAERTFPASLSPRIYVCGPTPFVETVAGWLRGLGHDAQRIRTERFGGSR, from the coding sequence GTGACGGAGCGGCTGCCCGTCCGCTGGCACGTCGCGCGCGTGGCGGGTCGGCACCCCGAGACCCCGTCGGCCGTGCGCCTCGAGCTGGACGTGCCGACCTGGCCCGGTAACCACGCCGGCTCCCATCTCGACATCCGGCTCACCGCGCCCGATGGCTACCAGGCGACGCGGTCGTACTCGATCGCCTCCTCGGGCCACGTCACCCGCGTCGTGCTGGCGGTGGACGAGGTCCCCGACGGCGAGGTGTCGCCCTTCCTGGTGCACGATGTGGCCGAGGGGGAGCAGATCGAGGTGCACGGTCCGCTGGGCCGATTCTTCGTCTGGGAGCCGTCGGACGACCCCTCCCCCGTCCAGCTCATCGCGGGCGGATCCGGCGTGGTCCCGCTGTTCGCCATCGCCGCAGCGCGCGAGCGCGAGGCCCAGGGCGAGCAGTTCCGGCTGCTGTACTCGGTGCGCACGCCGCGCGACGTCTTCTTCGCCGAGGAGCTCGCCGGACTCGCCCGGACGGAGGTCGACATCGTCCACACCCGCACGCGGGCCGAGGGTTCCATGCGGCCCGCCGGTCGCCTCACGCTCGACGAGGTCGCCGAGCGGACGTTCCCCGCGTCTCTCTCCCCGCGCATCTACGTCTGCGGGCCGACGCCGTTCGTCGAGACGGTCGCCGGATGGCTGCGCGGGCTCGGACACGACGCCCAGCGGATCCGCACCGAGCGATTCGGAGGAAGCCGATGA
- a CDS encoding FadR/GntR family transcriptional regulator, translating to MSDMSAIETALHGVRALIADGTLQPGDRLPSEGELSDRLGVSRGSIREAIRTFAALGVLDTRRGSGSFVGELRAADVIQTLSLTIGLLPLESILELYELRRVLEAHAASLAAARCDPDTLAGLDELLDRLEATTDDEQQSALDHEFHMRILALGGNEALSAMVGVLRARSRAYHLFPSAEGATVKALSDAGHRAILRGLGARDPVAASAAAAAHVSQTEAWLRKLRPDPAG from the coding sequence ATGAGCGATATGAGCGCCATCGAGACCGCGTTGCACGGCGTGCGGGCCCTCATCGCGGACGGCACGCTGCAGCCCGGCGACCGCCTGCCGAGCGAGGGCGAGCTGAGCGACCGGCTGGGCGTGTCCCGCGGCTCGATCCGCGAGGCCATCCGGACGTTCGCGGCGCTCGGCGTGCTCGACACCCGACGGGGATCCGGCAGCTTCGTCGGCGAGCTGCGCGCGGCCGACGTGATCCAGACGCTCTCGCTCACGATCGGTTTGCTGCCCCTCGAGTCGATCCTCGAGCTGTACGAGCTGCGTCGCGTGCTCGAGGCGCACGCGGCGTCGCTCGCGGCGGCCCGCTGCGACCCCGACACGCTCGCCGGGTTGGACGAGCTCCTCGACCGCCTCGAGGCGACGACGGACGACGAGCAGCAGTCGGCGCTCGATCACGAGTTCCACATGCGCATCCTGGCGCTGGGCGGCAACGAGGCACTGTCCGCCATGGTGGGCGTGCTGCGGGCGCGCTCGCGCGCGTACCACCTCTTCCCCTCCGCGGAGGGCGCGACGGTGAAGGCCCTCTCGGATGCGGGGCACCGCGCGATCCTGCGCGGGCTCGGGGCCCGCGATCCGGTCGCGGCGTCGGCGGCGGCTGCCGCGCACGTCAGTCAGACCGAGGCGTGGCTGCGCAAGCTGCGCCCCGATCCGGCGGGCTGA